The Poseidonibacter lekithochrous region TGTACTTTTTTCATATTCCTCATCTTTAGAGGGATTTAATAAGTGGTATGTACAACTATGGGGTGAAAGTCTAGGCAAAATCAATATTAATGGTACAAAACAAGCTCTAACACCAATAGGATTGATAGGACCTGTCGATCAACACTCTTTTCTTCAGCTAATAATTGAAGGGAAAAGAGATAAAACAGTAACATTTATAAAAGTTGATGATTTTAAAAATGATATGAAAATACCTGAAATATCACTTGCTTACTTAGATGAATTAGATTATATAAATAATCTAGAATTTAAAGATCTAATAAATAAACAAGCGGATGCAACTATTAAAGCAATAGAAGATTTAGAAGATATCCCATGTGATACAATCATCTTAAAATCACAAGATGAACATAGTATTGGAAAACTTATGTTTTCATATGAATTATTAACTTCTATTGTTGGAAGTTTTGTGCAGATTAATTCATACGACCAACCAGGTGTTGAATCTGGTAAAATTATTTTAAAAAAAGTATTAAAAAAGAAAATTAAATGAAAAAAGTGCTAGTAGTGTTTGGAACAAGACCAGAAGCAATTAAAATGGCACCATTGGTTAAAGAGTTTGAAAAAGCTAAAGATATTGAATTAAAAGTATGTGTAACAGCACAACATAGAGAGATGTTAGATCAAGTTCTTGAAATGTTTGATATCACACCTGATTATGATTTAAATATTATGAAACCAGGACAAGACCTTTTTGATGTGACAGCTAATGTTCTTTTAGGCCTAAAAGATGTATTAAGTGATTTTAATCCTGATATTGTATTAGTTCATGGAGATACTACAACTACAAGTGCTAGTAGTTTAGCAGCATTTTATAATAAAATAAAAGTAGGACACGTGGAAGCAGGTCTTAGAACAGGTGATTTACATAGCCCCTGGCCAGAAGAAGCAAATAGACAAATAACTGGAGTATTAGCTAACTATCATTTTGTACCAACAACTACAAGTCAAAAAAATCTCCTAAAAGAAAATAAAGAACCTAAAAATATTATAGTAACAGGTAATACAGTAATTGATGCATTATTTTTAGCTTTAAATAAGATTGAAAACAATAAAGAATTAAAAAGTACAATCTTAAAAAATATAAATAAACAATATAAAATAAATGAAGATAAAAAGCTTATCTTGGTAACAGGCCATAGGCGAGAAAACTTTGGGCAAGGATTTATTAATATTTGTGAATCTTTAAATACTCTTGCCTTAGATAATCCTGATATAGATATTGTATATCCAGTACATTTAAATCCAAATGTACAAAAGCCAGTAAAAGAATTATTGTCTAATACTACAAATATTTATCTAATAGAGCCATTACAATATGAAAGTTTTATTTATATGATGAATAAATCTTATTTTATTATAACTGATTCAGGTGGAGTTCAAGAAGAAGCTCCAAGTTTAGGTAAACCTGTACTTGTGATGAGAAATACAACTGAAAGACCTGAAGCAGTTGAATCTGGGACTGTAAAGTTAGTTGGAACAAATTCAATATCTATTGTAAATGAAGCTCAAAAGCTTTTAGATAATGAAGTTGAATATGAAAGAATGAGTAAATCACATAACCCTTATGGTGATGGTAAAGCTTGTCAAAGAATTGTAGAATTTATTAAGGAAAGTAAATAATGAATAAAAAAGTTTGTGTAATAGGTTTGGGTTACATTGGCCTGCCAACTGCAGCACTTCTAGCAAACAGAGGATATCAAATTCATGGAGTTGATGTCGTACAATCAACAGTTGATACTATAAATGCTGGAAACATACATATCGTGGAACCTGATCTTGATACTTTCGTAAGAGCTGCTGTAAATAGTGGGAATTTGAAAGCGTCACTTACTCCTACTATTGCTGACGTATTTATTATCGCAGTTCCTACTCCTTTTCATAAAAACTATGTACCAAATGTAGATTATATTGTATCTGCAACAAAAGCGATAGCTCCATATGTAAAAGCTGAAGATATAGTAATTTTAGAATCTACTTCTCCAGTAGGTACTACTGAATTAGTAGAAAAAACACTTGAAGAAGAAGCTGTAGATACTTCAAAACTATATATAGCTCACTGTCCAGAGAGAGTACTTCCAGGACATATCATGAGAGAATTAGTTGAGAATGATAGAATAGTAGGTGGAACGACAAAAGAATCTACAGAAAAAACTGTAGAATTCTATAAAACTTTTGTATCAGGTGAAGTACTTTCAACAGATGCAAAGACTGCCGAGATGGCAAAACTTACTGAAAATTCATTTAGAGATACAAATATTGCTTTTGCAAATGAATTATCAATTTTATGTGATAAGTTTAATATTGATGTATGGGAATTGATTAAATTAACAAATAGGCACCCTAGGGTAAATGTACTACAACCAGGTGCTGGTGTAGGTGGACATTGTATTGCTGTGGACCCATGGTTTATTGTTCATGCCGGCGGAGCGGATGCTAAAATCATAAAAGCGGCAAGAGAAATCAATACTTATAAAACAGAATGGTCAATAGAAAAAATCAAAAATGTAGCACTTAGATTTGAAAAAAAGAATGGAAGAAAAGCAAAAGTTGCTTGTTTAGGTCTTGCATTTAAACCTGATATAGATGACTTAAGAGAATCACCTGCTTTATATATAGCACAAACTTTAAAAAATCATGATTTTAAGGTACTTACAGTAGAGCCAAATATAACTTCACATAAAGTTTTTGAGATAATTGATTTTGAAACTGCAATAAATGATGCTGATATTATAGTTTATCTAGTTGGGCATAAAGAGTTTAAAGGTATTAGAATATTTGGTAAAGAAGTGATAGATTTTTGTGGAATTAATAAATAAGGTAAAAGATGAAATTTAATAAAATAAAAGAAGAATTAAAAAGTAATCCAAAAACATGGCTTGTGACAGGATGTGCAGGATTTATAGGATCAAACCTAATAGAGACTCTTCTAAAATTAAACCAAAAAGTAGTTGGGTTAGACAATTTTTCTACAGGTTATCAATACAATTTAGATCATGTAGAAAATAGTATTTTAAAAGATCAATGGTCCAACTTTTCTTTTATTAAAGGCGATATCTCAGACTATGAAACTTGTTTAAACTCTACCAAAAATGTAGATATAGTTCTAAATCAAGCAGCATTAGGATCAGTACCAAGATCAATAGATAATCCAGTAATTTCAAATAACTCAAATGTAACTGGTTTTTTAAATATGATTACAGCTGCAA contains the following coding sequences:
- the wecC gene encoding UDP-N-acetyl-D-mannosamine dehydrogenase, which codes for MNKKVCVIGLGYIGLPTAALLANRGYQIHGVDVVQSTVDTINAGNIHIVEPDLDTFVRAAVNSGNLKASLTPTIADVFIIAVPTPFHKNYVPNVDYIVSATKAIAPYVKAEDIVILESTSPVGTTELVEKTLEEEAVDTSKLYIAHCPERVLPGHIMRELVENDRIVGGTTKESTEKTVEFYKTFVSGEVLSTDAKTAEMAKLTENSFRDTNIAFANELSILCDKFNIDVWELIKLTNRHPRVNVLQPGAGVGGHCIAVDPWFIVHAGGADAKIIKAAREINTYKTEWSIEKIKNVALRFEKKNGRKAKVACLGLAFKPDIDDLRESPALYIAQTLKNHDFKVLTVEPNITSHKVFEIIDFETAINDADIIVYLVGHKEFKGIRIFGKEVIDFCGINK
- the wecB gene encoding non-hydrolyzing UDP-N-acetylglucosamine 2-epimerase, producing MKKVLVVFGTRPEAIKMAPLVKEFEKAKDIELKVCVTAQHREMLDQVLEMFDITPDYDLNIMKPGQDLFDVTANVLLGLKDVLSDFNPDIVLVHGDTTTTSASSLAAFYNKIKVGHVEAGLRTGDLHSPWPEEANRQITGVLANYHFVPTTTSQKNLLKENKEPKNIIVTGNTVIDALFLALNKIENNKELKSTILKNINKQYKINEDKKLILVTGHRRENFGQGFINICESLNTLALDNPDIDIVYPVHLNPNVQKPVKELLSNTTNIYLIEPLQYESFIYMMNKSYFIITDSGGVQEEAPSLGKPVLVMRNTTERPEAVESGTVKLVGTNSISIVNEAQKLLDNEVEYERMSKSHNPYGDGKACQRIVEFIKESK